In Flavobacterium sp. WV_118_3, one DNA window encodes the following:
- a CDS encoding CAL67264 family membrane protein yields the protein MGMNKNTILGWATLIMVLMGLLLIGLAVYRYADVAGWGFGAVGIGFFAIAWVFNALKGRV from the coding sequence ATGGGCATGAATAAAAATACCATTTTAGGGTGGGCCACTCTGATAATGGTTTTAATGGGATTATTATTAATCGGACTGGCAGTTTACCGATATGCCGACGTAGCCGGTTGGGGATTTGGAGCAGTAGGAATCGGATTTTTTGCCATTGCATGGGTATTTAATGCTTTAAAGGGAAGAGTATAA